The Flavobacterium psychrotrophum region CAAATAGCTACCGCACAGCAAACCGATGTAAAAACCGTAAAGTCTAAATCAGGCACCATGTTGGGTTACAGCGCTACAAGCGGTATAAAAATACTTACCATAAAAGGTGAAAAATTTAAAGACCTCAACAAAAACGGTAAGCTCGATAAGTATGAAGACTGGCGCCTGCCGGCAGAGGAACGTGCAAAAGACCTGGCGTCGCAAATGACGGTAGCGCAAATTGCAGGGCTTATGCTTTACAGCCAGCACCAAAAGCTGCCAAGCAATTCTGAAGGTTTCGGGGCAGGAACATACAATGGCAAGCCATTTTCTGAAAGCGGTATGCAGGCGTACGAACTAAGCGACCAACAAAAGCAATTTCTTAAAGATGATAACCTGCGCCATGTACTGCTAACGGCTTTAGAGTCGCCGGAGGTGGCCGCAAAATGGAACAATAATGCACAGGCATTTGTAGAAGGTCTGGGCATGGGCATACCTGCAAACAATAGTTCAGACCCAAGAAATACAGCTACAGTAACCTCTGAGTTTAATGCGGGCGCAGGCGGTACTATTTCGCTTTGGCCGGATGGGCTGGCACTGGGTGCTACTTTTGATCCTGAACTAGTAAAACAATTTGGGCGTATAGCTGCGCAGGAGTACCGTGCACTGGGTATAGCTACGGCACTATCGCCACAGGTAGATTTGGGTACAGAGCCACGATGGTACCGTATAGGGTATGTATTTAGCGAATCGCCTCAGTTAGTTACTGATATGGGCAAAGCATATATAGAGGGTTTCCAGACATCTGATAAGGCTACAGAAATTAAAAATGGCTGGGGTTACAGCAGCGTTAATGCCATGGTAAAGCACTGGCCGGGCGGAGGACCCGAAGAAGGTGGCCGCGATGGGCACTGGGCTATGGGCAAGTATGCCGTGTATCCGGGTAATAATTTTGCCAGCCATACCAAGCCTTTCCTCGAAGGCGCATTTAAGCTTGATGGCGGCACTAAGTCGGCTTCGGCGGTAATGCCCTACTATACAATTAGTTTTGACCGAGATTCTAAATACAAAGAAAATGTAGGTAACGGTTTCAGTAAATATATGATTACTGAACTGCTTCGTGATACCTATGGTTACGACGGTGTTGTATGTACCGACTGGCTTATTACGGCTGACGAAGGTAAGACCCCGGGAACATTTGCCGGTAAGCCCTGGGGTACAGAAGCACTTAACATAGCAGAGCGCCACTACAAAGTGCTTATGGCGGGTGTAGACCAGTTTGGGGGCAATAACGACAAAGGCCCTGTTCTAGAAGCGTACCAAATGGGTGTTAAGGAGCATGGCGAAAAGTACATGCGTCAGCGTTTTGAGCGCAGTGCTGTGCGCCTTCTAAAAAACATATTCCGCACAGGATTATTTGAAAATCCATACCTGGATGTAGAAAAAACCAAAGCAACAGTAGGTAAACCCGAGTTTATGAAAGCCGGTTACGATGCCCAGGTAAAATCAGTTGTGCTGTTAAAAAACAAACAACAGGCACTTCCTGTTAAGGAAAAGAAAACAGTGTACATCCCTAAAATATACACTCCGGTTAAGACGGACTGGTGGGGCATTGCCACCCCGGCGACGTTTGATTATCCTGTAGATATTAACCTGGTTAAAAAATACTACAACGTAACCGAAGACGCTACAAAAGCAGATTTTGCTATTGTGTTTGTAAAGAACCCGCAAAGCAAAGAAGGTGGCTATAGCGAAGCAGAGCGTGCACAGGGTGGTAATGGCTATGTACCAATTTCTCTTCAGTATGGTACTTATACCGCTAATACAGCCCGCGAGCACAGCATAGCAGCAGGCGACCCCGTGGTAGACCCTACGATTAAAAACCGTAGCTACAAAGGTAAAACTACTACATCGTCTAACATTATGGATTTGAGAACCATTGAAGACACCAAGATGCTTATGGGCGATAAGCCGGTTATTGTATCGGTTACTGCCGATAAGCCTATGATATTCGCGGAGTTTGAAAAACAGGTAGATGGTATTGTACTAAACTTTGGCGTATCTACCCAGGCGGTACTCGATATTATTTCGGGCAAGGCAGCACCATCAGGCTTATTGCCGCTGCAAATGCCAGCCAATATGGAAACGGTTGAAGCACAAAAAGAAGACGTTCCGTTTGACATGGAACCACATACAGACAGTGAAGGTAACAAATATGATTTTGGCTTTGGCCTTAACTGGAAGGGAGTAATAAAAGACAGCAGGACTGCTAAGTATAATAATAGTAAATAATTTAAAAATGAAAAAAAACATATTATCAGTAAAAACACTGGCCGTTGTTGTGTTGTTTTCGATACAATATGCCAATGCCCAAAAGAAAGCACCGCAATTAGGAAAAGCATCATTGGATGAGGTGATAAATGCGATGACTCCCGAGGAAAAAGCAACCCTTTTAGTAGGCCCGGGTATGCCTGGTTATGCAGGACTTGTGCCTCTTGAGGGCGAACCTGATGTACGCGTTTTAGGCCAGGCAGGCGGCACAAGAGCCATACCGCGCCTGGGAATACCTGAAACTGTAGTTGCCGATGGCCCAGCCGGGCTTCGTATTCAGCCAAAGCGTAAAAACAATCCAAATACCTTTTATGCTACGGCGTTCCCTGTAGGTACATTGCTGGCCTCTACCTGGAATCCTGAACTTATAGAAGCTGTAGGTAAAGCAATGGGCGAAGAAGTAAAAGAATATGGTGTAGACGTGCTGCTTGCTCCTGCACTGAACATTCATCGTAACCCGTTAAATGGCCGTAACTTTGAATATTATTCTGAAGACCCGCTTGTAGCCGGTAAGATAGCTTCGGCCTATATCAAAGGCATACAGGCAAACGGTGTAGGTACTTCTATTAAGCATTTTTCCGCTAACAACCAGGAAACAAACCGACTTACCATTAACGCACATATTAGCGAGCGTGCCATGCGCGAAATTTACCTGCGCGGTTTTGAAATTGCTATTAAAGAGTCATCTCCCTGGACAGTAATGTCGTCTTATAACAAGGTAGACGGCATTTATACTTCTGCCAGTAAAGACCTGCTTACAACAGTGCTTAGAGACGAGTGGGGCTATAAAGGTTATGTAATGACTGACTGGTTTGGAGGTTACCCGGGCTTTGAAAACATTTTGAAAGACGGTGTGGTTAGCGATGTAACAGCTCAGGTAAATGCGGGTAACGACCTGCTTATGCCCGGTATGGAGCCTCAGTATAATGCACTTGTAGCTGCCATTAAAAACGGTAAGGCAGATAAAACAGCTGTTAATGCCAGCCTGAAGCGCATTTTAAGTTATGTATTGCAATCGCCTACATTCAAAAAATACAAATACAGTAACAAGCCCGACCTGAAAGCGCATGCCCAGGTAACACGTACAGCGGGCGCTGAGGGTATGGTGTTGCTTAAAAATGAGTCGAACGTGCTTCCGTACACAAATACTACAGGAACATTAGCGGTGTTTGGAGATACATCATACAATTTTATTGCAGGCGGTACCGGTAGTGGCGATGTAAATGAAGCTTACTCTGTTTCGCTTATAGAAGGCCTTACAAACGCCGGCTATAAAATAGACAACGACCTTAAAACAGCTTATACACCATTTGTTGAAGCTGTTGTAGCTAAAGAAATGAAGCGCCGAGAAGAAAACGGCGGGCTACTGGCTGTGCCGCAACGCCTGCCCGAAATGCCATTGGATAAAAATATGGTCGCGCAAAAAGCAAAATCAGATGCAGCTGCTGTTATAACAATTGGCAGGGCATCTGGAGAGAATGAAGACCGCCATATAGACAACGATTTTTACCTTGGCCAGGATGAAATAAAAATGATAAATACTGTTGCCGATGCTTTTCATGCCGAGGGCAAAAAGGTAATTGTAATATTGAATATTGGTGGGGTTATTGAAACGTACAGCTGGAAAGACAAGGTAGATGCCATACTACTTGCATGGCAGGCTGGCCAGGAAGGCGGTAACGCTGTTGCCGATGTTCTTAACGGTAAAGTGAATCCTTCGGGCAAACTTACCATGACATTCCCTGTTTCGTATAATGATCATGCTTCTGCATCTAACTGGCTGGGCGCACCTGCAAACAACCCTACCGATGTATATTACAGAGAAGGCATTTATGTGGGTTACCGTTACTTCAATACTTTTGACGTAAAACCATCGTATGATTTTGGTTACGGCAGTTCTTACACTACGTTTGAATACAGCAACCTTAACCTAAGCAACACTTCATTCACTAATGAAATTAAAGTTACGGTTACCGTTAAAAATACAGGTAAAACAGCAGGTAAAGAAGTAGCACAGCTATACCTTGCCGCACCGGCTAAACTTACCGACAAGCCTACTGAAGAACTTAAGGGCTTTGCCAAAACCAAAACACTAAAACCGGGAGAATCTGAAACACTTAGCTTTACGCTTAAAGCAAAAGACCTTGCTTCTTTTATAGACGCGCAAAGTGCATGGGTAGCTGAAAAAGGTACTTATACTGTAAAATTAGGTGCATCGTCTAAAGATATAAAACTGAAAAAGGAGTTTACGGTAAGCAGCGATATTACTGCAGAAAAAGTACACGATACCTTTAAAACTGAAGACAGTTTTAAAGACCTTGAAAATAAATAATTTCGGGGCTATTATGCCCTTGAAACTATGTTGATTTTTTTATAATATTCCTGTTGGAGATAAATTTGTTGTGATACTGAACTACAGTTGCAACCATCATCTTCAACAGGATTTTTGTTTTTCATACCTTTAGAGAAGTTAAAGCCCGAAGCCCTTTTACTACATTAAAAATTCCTTTAGAAACCTAAAAAAATATTTTATAGCTATAATTTTAAAGTTTTTGAAAGCACACGAATCATCTCATTTTTCAACCAAACATTTCAAGCCATTTTTAAAAGGGCTGAAATTTGAGCATTGAAACAATTTGAATGAAAATTGACACACTCCTATAGAAATACATCAAATGATAAAAGGCTACTTTAGCAAAGGAAATGAGATTTTAAACAAAAACAGCATGAAATTTAAACAGGTAGCTTTATTTATTTTAACAATACTTTCATTAAAAACAGTAAGCGCCCAAGGTGCTAAAACCTTTAAGACATCTTATTACGAGGGAGAAAACTTTACCAGTAAATCATCTGATTGTACAGTTGGCACATCAAATTTTCCATATGTTGGGTCTGGTTATCTTGATATGGGAGGAAAAGGCTCTTATGCCGAATGGAATAATATATATAGTGCAACAGCAGGAGATTATACATTATTAATTAAATATGCGAATGCAGGTGGAACGAATCGCCCTTGCAAATTAACCGTAAATGGTAAGGCATTAAAAGACTTAGAGTTTCCATCACGTTTTGATGACTGGAACTATTACTGGATTGACAGAGTTACTGTGCATCTTAATGCAGGGAATAATATTATACGACTTGTAGCCAACACCTCAAATGGTGGTCCTAATATAGACAATATAGCTCTTTCAAGCGATGATGGGCTTTGCAGTCCAACAGGAACTAAATATAATGTAAAAAATTATGGAGCAAAAGGTGACGGAAAAACAAACGATACAAAAGCCATACAGGCAGCTATAGACGCTTGTTCTAATGGCGGTTCTGTAATTGTGTCAAACGGAACATATATGTCCGGTCAAATAAGGTTAAAATCAAATATGACCTTATGGATTGACCGTACCGCAATACTGAAAGGCATACAGGATAATTCGCTATACCCAGCCATAGCGCGGCATGCGGATAATGCTAATGTATGGTTACCCGACGTTCTTGGCGGCGGCGGTTGGGAACTCAAGGAAGCCTTTGTATATGCAGAGGGAGTAAACAACCTAACAATTGCAGGTGGTGGTATAATTGATGGTAATGGAGATTGTACTATATGGGATCATACCAAAGATGAAATACTGCGACCAATGGCATTATATGTTGCTTACTCCAACAATGTAAGGGTTGCGAATATAGACATTAAGAACAGTGCCATGTGGGACTTTGTTATTTTAGAATGTGATGACGTAATAGTAGACGGAATCAACATTAACACGTCTGCATACGGCGTTAATAAAGATGGTATTGATATTTGTGATTCTCATGAAGTAAGCATTACCAATAGTACTATTTTATGCCAGGACGATGCGATTTGTCCTAAAAGCGGTTCGGCAAAAGGTGTAAATAATATGACTATTAAAAATGTTACTATAAATGGTACCACAGGCAATAAAATAAAATTCGGCACTTTAACTTATGGCGCTTTTACGAACTGTTTACTTCAGGATATAGCCATTAATGGATCTGGGAGAGGTGGTTTATGCGCCATTTCACTACAAGGACTGGATGGTGCCGACTTTTCGAATATTACCTTCGATAAGATAAATTTGAAGACCTCAGCAAACGCTTTTTTCTTACTACATGCAGCCGGAAAACGGGGTCATAGGCCTGCGGGAGCTTCGGCAAAAACCGGCAGCATAAGCGATATAACATTTTCTAATTTAGATTTCAGAAATATTAGTGACAATATAGGCAGTTGTATCAGCGGTATTAATTTGGACGGAACTGTTTATAAAGTGAAGGATGTTACCTTTAATAATGTAAAGGTTGACTCGTTTAAAGGTGGTGCAACTTCTATCCCCAAACGCCCGGTGAATATAAAGGAAACTATCCCGAATACAGTGTTTTTGGCATGCTTCCGGCATGGGGATATTACATTAGATATGCAACGGATATTAATTTTACAAATTGCAGCCAGACAGTAGCACCGGCAGATAAAAGGCAGGCGATAGTTAGAGAAGAATAATTTTTCAAAATTGGAAATTATGATGAGAGAGATATCCACCCAAAGCTCTTATATTTTTGGCGTCTACTTTTTGATATGAACTCCAAGAAATCTACCTGCACCATTGTAGACTGCTTTTAATATCAGGGCCAATCAATACGCTTTGGAAACACCATGTCTCTAAGACCAAAAAATTCCTGCTGACAAGGATTAACTTTACATTGAGGATGGTAAAAAAAAATTAATGATCACATCCTACCCAAATCCTTATGCCTGATCCATTGGCACAATTTCCTGGGCATATCTTTTTTTAAGTTCAGTAATGAAAAACGTCGGTGAAATACCCGCATATTTACTAAAAGCAGTAGTAAAATGCTGCGTGGTACTAAAACCGGCTTCCTCTGCCAACGCTTTATTCGTGTAATTTCTGTATTTCCCTTCTGTCTTTACTAACTCAATAATATAATCTATCTTGAGGTCATTAATATAATATACGAACTTTTTACCGCGGTATGCAGCTATTACCTTCGAAAGATACTTTGGATTCGTTCCAATAGAATCCGCCAGCTTGCCAACGGTAAGATCGCTTTGCAAATATTTATGCTGTGATTCAAATTTTACCAAACCATTTAGGATGTACTCCACAACTTCAGGCTTTATGATAAGTGTTGCCAGTTCTTCTTTCAAAGGTAATGGCTCTTGCTCCTCGGCACCGCTGGGAGCCTGATCAAATAACGCCTCAAAACGGATTTTATAGTGGTGACGGATTTTAAAATAACGATAGGCCAGGTACAGCAGGCTCGTAAAAAGCACTGCTACAATAAAAATAAAAAAATACTCATGAGTTTTTCTTTCGGAAAGTTGCCCCTCCAGGGAGTCCTTGGCTTTTAACAATAGTGCCGTGTCATAATCCCGGTATATCTTTTTTGATAGGTCAATATAGTCGCTGTGTAAGAGGCTGTCCGCTTTCAAAAGCTGGTTAACATAGTAAAGCTCTCCACGGATATTGTTTTGCGCCCTGCTATTTTTAATGAGCAATTCATAACCCTCACGCAAGTCCGGACGTAAATACCCCTTACTTTTAAAAAGCTGGTCGACTTTGCGGAAATAATTCATCGCGGTATCTTCCTTGCCTAACGCCAGGTAATTTTTTCCAAGATAGAAATAAGCAACCGATTCATTAGCAAAGTCATGTTCATTACAGATTGCAGCTAACGTATTTTTAATTTTCACAATGGCTTTGGAATAGTCCCTTAGAAAATAAAGGTTGATACCCTGTGAAAGCTTGAACAAGGCATCCATATCCGGTACCTCCAGGCGGGCACTTTCCTGTAACGCATATTCATTAGTAGCACTGCAAAGAACATAATCGCCCATCCTGTTATAGCACAGCCCTAAAGAATGCAGACAGCTTAAATAAGCTAAGGTATTTTCATCCTTAAAGTATGCAATACATTCCTTATAAAGATTAATGGCATCGCTATAATAACCAAGATAATACTTAATACTTGCTATATTATACTTCACTTTATTCTTTAAATAAGCATCGTTACTTTTTGCCAGGTATTTGTTAGCTATCAAATAATGGTCAAGGGCTTTGCTATGCCGCTTTTGCGAAAAGTAGACAATACCTTTGGTTAGGTAGGCCGACCCTAACAGATTATTGTCTTTAGAGCGCTCTGCCACGCCAATCATACTGTCAGCATACGTGAGCCTTAGATTATTCGGAGAAGCATGCAGGTAGTTTTTATATCCATTTAAGATCTCGCCATAATTTCTTTCCTTTTTAGCCTTTTGTAAATACGCATCCAAAAATGGAATAGCGCGCGCATCTTTACCAAATTCTTCAATCTTTTCATCAAGTTTGCTATAAGGCTGTAATAGTAGTGCATCATTTACAGCCGGCATCCGCTGCGACCTGGCTGTAACAACAGCCAGTAAGATAAACAGTAAGAGATATTTTTTCAAAAGATTTTGTATTACAGGTATGGTTAATTACATGCTAAAGTATCTATTTTTCCGATATTAACATCAATGATTTTCACCAATTAATAATAATATGACACAACAAAAAAAGCACCCATAAACAATTAACTATCAACAAACTGAACAAACAAAAAGTAGTGTAAAATTCCGGAATTACGCATACCGAATTCGGGAATTACACACCAATGCATTTGCTGTATAAGTTTTGTGCTTATAGATTTGTGTATGAATTCAGGCAGCAGTCAGAACTGTTGTTCATCAACCCGGGCGAAATGAAACTGAACCAATCCTTTCAGTAATTAAAACATTTTGCAACATGATTAAAAATACTTTGGGGCTGGCAGTTCTGGCCCTATGCATGTTTTCATGCAGCCCTGACACAACCGAGATAAGTAATGAAACGCAAACTAAGGGTATTTCGAAACTGCTAAAAACAGAAATTAACCCCGAAAACCCTGCCAATCCGTACGACAGTACAGGCAAAGTCTACTACCAGTTATTATTAGAGATGAACTATGGTTCGGCATGGTCTAACATCCACGACGTAGTATCTGCTGTAGAATCGCACGCACTATTAAATGATGAATTTAAAATCCTGGCAGGCAAAAGTTACTTCGCTATATCACAGGGTCAGGAAGAATTTATAGCAGGAGTCGATAGCAACGTTGTACTGGGTAATCCTCAGCTCTCGGTTGTTGCCAGGGAACATTTGAGATTCCTGTTTTCAAAATTTTCAGCACCAGATTATACGCAGCAAGAATTTGATCTCTTTTGCAATTCCCTCAAAGGTTTCGAGCATAACGTATTGCTGGATGTAAAGTTAAACAGTTACGATAAAAAAGTTGTCTTAACCACGGCAACCATAGCGCGCTATGCCGCCGCCCGCGATAAAGGAAAAGGTAAGGATAAGGACTGGCGGCTGTCAACAAACAATATTGTAGCGGCAGCAGTGGGTGCCATGGAAAGCGAAGCCAAGGCGGTTACTATGGCAATGGCTGAAGGTATCTATAATGCAGGAGGAATTTGATATGGTAACCTGGATATACCAAAGGGAACTATTGATCAAATTTGCATTTGGGAGCATAGTGCTTATTCTCGACATTCTGGGCATCTACTGTATCGTAGGCCTCAACGCATATGATGTAGCCGTTAAATACCTGGCCAACGGGATGGAACACCTCGAAACACTGCAACTATCGTTAGGAATATTATTCCTGGTAATGATGGCGAACTTAGCATTTGTAAGTACCTATCTGATGAAGCTCTATTTTAAATCATGATCCGGCACCTAACCAATCTAAAAAACCAAACCGTCCAAACTGACGGGTTCGGCGCAGCGAAATATACAATTAAAAGTATTGAGGATGGCGTGTTCAGCCAGGAAGTATTTTCAATTATGCTGGTCGTTGCAGGTCAGTTGAGGTTAAAAGTTCACGGGGCGGAGTATCATCTCTCGACAGGGCATTTACTATACCTACCTGCAGGTTCTCACGGGCAAATATTCCGGTCCGTGTCATGCCTGGTTATTTATAACTATTCCTTTACAGAGCAATATTGTCGGGAGAACATATTTGATACGGAAAAGGCCTTGCTATTTGAACATCAGATTCGTGACTATGCAAAATTGCTGCAACTCAACACAAGGACTTACGCACGCTTTGAAGCGCTATACAGCCTGCTTTGTGAAACGCGATCTTATACAGACAACACTTTTAAAGACGATAATAAAAAACTCTACTTTAACCTGGTTATTTGTGAATTTACGGGGGTTTTTATGGAAGGAAACCAATATAATGCCAGGGAAGTCTCTAAAAACAAAAGAATGTTAGGCAGGTTCTTACACCTGGTAAAGGAAAATGTCAGGCGGCAGCAC contains the following coding sequences:
- a CDS encoding helix-turn-helix domain-containing protein, coding for MKKYLLLFILLAVVTARSQRMPAVNDALLLQPYSKLDEKIEEFGKDARAIPFLDAYLQKAKKERNYGEILNGYKNYLHASPNNLRLTYADSMIGVAERSKDNNLLGSAYLTKGIVYFSQKRHSKALDHYLIANKYLAKSNDAYLKNKVKYNIASIKYYLGYYSDAINLYKECIAYFKDENTLAYLSCLHSLGLCYNRMGDYVLCSATNEYALQESARLEVPDMDALFKLSQGINLYFLRDYSKAIVKIKNTLAAICNEHDFANESVAYFYLGKNYLALGKEDTAMNYFRKVDQLFKSKGYLRPDLREGYELLIKNSRAQNNIRGELYYVNQLLKADSLLHSDYIDLSKKIYRDYDTALLLKAKDSLEGQLSERKTHEYFFIFIVAVLFTSLLYLAYRYFKIRHHYKIRFEALFDQAPSGAEEQEPLPLKEELATLIIKPEVVEYILNGLVKFESQHKYLQSDLTVGKLADSIGTNPKYLSKVIAAYRGKKFVYYINDLKIDYIIELVKTEGKYRNYTNKALAEEAGFSTTQHFTTAFSKYAGISPTFFITELKKRYAQEIVPMDQA
- a CDS encoding AraC family transcriptional regulator, whose amino-acid sequence is MIRHLTNLKNQTVQTDGFGAAKYTIKSIEDGVFSQEVFSIMLVVAGQLRLKVHGAEYHLSTGHLLYLPAGSHGQIFRSVSCLVIYNYSFTEQYCRENIFDTEKALLFEHQIRDYAKLLQLNTRTYARFEALYSLLCETRSYTDNTFKDDNKKLYFNLVICEFTGVFMEGNQYNAREVSKNKRMLGRFLHLVKENVRRQHSVQFYAEALFVSPGHLTKIVKQAGSKTVKQFIEEALVAEAKKLLNTQDLSLLFITEELRFSTVSVFCKFFKKHTKITPTAFRNSRAHLSHQ
- a CDS encoding beta-glucosidase family protein, whose translation is MKKNILSVKTLAVVVLFSIQYANAQKKAPQLGKASLDEVINAMTPEEKATLLVGPGMPGYAGLVPLEGEPDVRVLGQAGGTRAIPRLGIPETVVADGPAGLRIQPKRKNNPNTFYATAFPVGTLLASTWNPELIEAVGKAMGEEVKEYGVDVLLAPALNIHRNPLNGRNFEYYSEDPLVAGKIASAYIKGIQANGVGTSIKHFSANNQETNRLTINAHISERAMREIYLRGFEIAIKESSPWTVMSSYNKVDGIYTSASKDLLTTVLRDEWGYKGYVMTDWFGGYPGFENILKDGVVSDVTAQVNAGNDLLMPGMEPQYNALVAAIKNGKADKTAVNASLKRILSYVLQSPTFKKYKYSNKPDLKAHAQVTRTAGAEGMVLLKNESNVLPYTNTTGTLAVFGDTSYNFIAGGTGSGDVNEAYSVSLIEGLTNAGYKIDNDLKTAYTPFVEAVVAKEMKRREENGGLLAVPQRLPEMPLDKNMVAQKAKSDAAAVITIGRASGENEDRHIDNDFYLGQDEIKMINTVADAFHAEGKKVIVILNIGGVIETYSWKDKVDAILLAWQAGQEGGNAVADVLNGKVNPSGKLTMTFPVSYNDHASASNWLGAPANNPTDVYYREGIYVGYRYFNTFDVKPSYDFGYGSSYTTFEYSNLNLSNTSFTNEIKVTVTVKNTGKTAGKEVAQLYLAAPAKLTDKPTEELKGFAKTKTLKPGESETLSFTLKAKDLASFIDAQSAWVAEKGTYTVKLGASSKDIKLKKEFTVSSDITAEKVHDTFKTEDSFKDLENK
- a CDS encoding glycosyl hydrolase family 28 protein gives rise to the protein MKFKQVALFILTILSLKTVSAQGAKTFKTSYYEGENFTSKSSDCTVGTSNFPYVGSGYLDMGGKGSYAEWNNIYSATAGDYTLLIKYANAGGTNRPCKLTVNGKALKDLEFPSRFDDWNYYWIDRVTVHLNAGNNIIRLVANTSNGGPNIDNIALSSDDGLCSPTGTKYNVKNYGAKGDGKTNDTKAIQAAIDACSNGGSVIVSNGTYMSGQIRLKSNMTLWIDRTAILKGIQDNSLYPAIARHADNANVWLPDVLGGGGWELKEAFVYAEGVNNLTIAGGGIIDGNGDCTIWDHTKDEILRPMALYVAYSNNVRVANIDIKNSAMWDFVILECDDVIVDGININTSAYGVNKDGIDICDSHEVSITNSTILCQDDAICPKSGSAKGVNNMTIKNVTINGTTGNKIKFGTLTYGAFTNCLLQDIAINGSGRGGLCAISLQGLDGADFSNITFDKINLKTSANAFFLLHAAGKRGHRPAGASAKTGSISDITFSNLDFRNISDNIGSCISGINLDGTVYKVKDVTFNNVKVDSFKGGATSIPKRPVNIKETIPNTVFLACFRHGDITLDMQRILILQIAARQ
- a CDS encoding glycoside hydrolase family 3 protein, with translation MKKSVITGLYLAFALQIATAQQTDVKTVKSKSGTMLGYSATSGIKILTIKGEKFKDLNKNGKLDKYEDWRLPAEERAKDLASQMTVAQIAGLMLYSQHQKLPSNSEGFGAGTYNGKPFSESGMQAYELSDQQKQFLKDDNLRHVLLTALESPEVAAKWNNNAQAFVEGLGMGIPANNSSDPRNTATVTSEFNAGAGGTISLWPDGLALGATFDPELVKQFGRIAAQEYRALGIATALSPQVDLGTEPRWYRIGYVFSESPQLVTDMGKAYIEGFQTSDKATEIKNGWGYSSVNAMVKHWPGGGPEEGGRDGHWAMGKYAVYPGNNFASHTKPFLEGAFKLDGGTKSASAVMPYYTISFDRDSKYKENVGNGFSKYMITELLRDTYGYDGVVCTDWLITADEGKTPGTFAGKPWGTEALNIAERHYKVLMAGVDQFGGNNDKGPVLEAYQMGVKEHGEKYMRQRFERSAVRLLKNIFRTGLFENPYLDVEKTKATVGKPEFMKAGYDAQVKSVVLLKNKQQALPVKEKKTVYIPKIYTPVKTDWWGIATPATFDYPVDINLVKKYYNVTEDATKADFAIVFVKNPQSKEGGYSEAERAQGGNGYVPISLQYGTYTANTAREHSIAAGDPVVDPTIKNRSYKGKTTTSSNIMDLRTIEDTKMLMGDKPVIVSVTADKPMIFAEFEKQVDGIVLNFGVSTQAVLDIISGKAAPSGLLPLQMPANMETVEAQKEDVPFDMEPHTDSEGNKYDFGFGLNWKGVIKDSRTAKYNNSK